Genomic window (Burkholderiales bacterium):
TATAGCGGTTGTTCAGATTCACGATCTTGATCGGCAAATGATATTGCTTGCAGGTCGACAGCTCCTGGATGCACATCTGTATGCTCGCCTCGCCGGTGATGCAGACGACGTCGGCGCCGGGATGCGCAAGCTGCACGCCCATCGCCGCCGGCAGGCCGAAACCCATGGTGCCCAGGCCTCCGGAATTGATCCAGCGGCGCGGCAAATCGAATTTGTAGAATTGGGCTGCCCACATCTGATGCTGACCGACATCCGAGGTGACGAAGGCATTGCCGTTGGTAACTTCATATAGTTTTTCGACGACGTACTGCGGCTTGATAATCGCCGAAGCGCGGTCGTATTTAAGACAATCGCGCGCGCGCCATTCTTCGATCTGCGACCACCACGCCGCCAACGCCGCTTCTTCGGGCTTTTCGCGCGTCGCCGCCAGTTGCTTGATCAGCTCCTGCAGCACTTCGCGCACATTGCCGACGATTGGAACGTCGACTTTCACGCGCTTCGAGATCGACGATGGATCGATATCGATATGCACGATGCGGCGCTCTTCCGAATAAAAATGTTTGGGATTGCCGATCACACGATCGTCGAAGCGCGCGCCGATGGCAAGCAGCACGTCGCAATTCTGCATCGCCATATTGGCTTCATACGTGCCGTGCATGCCGAGCATGCCGACGAACTGCGGGTCGGTCGCCGGATAACCGCCCAGGCCCATCAGTGTGTTGGTACAGGGGAAACCCAGATTGCGAACCAGCTCGGTCAATTCAGCAGCCGCTTCACCGAGGATCACGCCGCCGCCGGAGTAAATCATGGGACGCTTGGCGGCCATGATCAGTTGTATGGCTTTCTTGATCTGCCCGGAATGGCCGCGCGTGACGGGCGTGTACGAGCGCATCGACACTTCCTGCGGGTAACTGAATTCGGCGAGATGCTGGGTGATGTCTTTTGGAATATCGACCAGCACCGGTCCGGGCCGGCCGGTCGAGGCGAGATAAAACGCTTTTTTGATCGTGATCGCGATGTCCTTGACGTCTTTGACGAGAAAGTTGTGTTTGACGCACGGCCGCGTGATGCCGACGGTATCGACTTCCTGGAAGGCGTCGAGGCCGATCGCCGGCGTCGGCACCTGGCCGCTGATAATCACGACCGGAATCGAATCCATGTAAGCGGTGGCGATTCCGGTGATAGCGTTGGTCACGCCGGGACCGGAAGTCACCAGCGCGACGCCGATTTTCTGGCAGGCGCGCGCGTAGCCGTCCGCCGCGTGGACCGCGCCTTGCTCATGCCGCACCAGCACGTGCTTGACCTTGTTTTGCTTGAAAAGCTCGTCATAAATGAACAAAACCGCGCCGCCGGGATAGCCGAATATGTATTCGACGTTTTCTTCCTGCAGGCAACGAATGACGATTTCAGCGCCTGAAATTTGCATGAATGGTTTGATTTGAAGCCGGATGTTGCAGAGCACAGAACGTTACCGTTTCGATGATATACGGTCAAGCTAAAAAACCTTTTTCCGGGAGATGGGCTATCTTCCGATATGCGAGGCGAAAGCGGCGCTATTGCTCGCGGCCAGCAACGGTTTCCGGCAATAATTAGGGACTTCGCTAATATCCGCGCGGCGAACGGGTTTTCGACTCGGTTTCGACAAAGCGAACGGAGCGGCGCACCGGATAATACGGATTACTTCACTGGCTACTTATCAGGAACTATCGGATTTTCTGTCTGGAGTCGAGCGCCGCGCTTACAAGCACGCGTTGTTCGCAGTGCGCGATGAGCATACGGCGCTCGACCTCGTGCAGGACGCCATGCTGAAGCTTGCCGAAAAGTACGCGATGCGGCCTTGCCAGGAATTGCCGATGCTGTTTCAGCGGATTTTGCAAAACGTGATCCGCGATCACTTCCGACGGCAAAAGGTGCGCTCGCTCTGGATCAAGCCCTTGTCCGCGCTCAGCCCCAACCAGGATGACGACGATCAGGATCCGCTCGAATCGCTGCGTGCCGACAACGTTGCAGGACCAATGGAAGCGCTTGAACAGACGCGCGTTTTTGCCGCGATCGAGCGCGCTCTGCAAAGTCTTCCGGCGCGTCAACGCGAAGCATTTCTGCTGCGTTACTGGGAAGATATGGATGTGGCGGAAACCGCGGCGGTCATGGGTTGTTCGGCCGGCAGCGTGAAAACCCATTGCTCTCGCGCAACGCATACGCTTGCCACGATTCTGAAGCAAAAAGGAATCACGCTATGAACGAGCCAGTAAACGAGCACCAACTCGGCAAAAAAATCTCCGGTTATCTTGACCGGGATTCCCGCAATTTGGGTCAGCAGACTCTGCGGCATTTGCAGGCCTCGCGCCAACTGGCGCTTTCCCGATACGCCGGCAACCCGGCGCAGCGTTTGTCGACATCAGGGTGGGCAACGAATAGCGGATATCTGAGCCGGTTCGGCGGTTTTCGGGGCTATCAATTCTGGGTGCCCGTTCTGGTGTTGGTCCTGGCCTTGTCGGCATTGCTGACCTGGCAGGTTCAGCAACATTCCGCCGAGCAATCCGATATCGATGCCGCGCTGCTCGCCGGCGATTTGCCGGTTGACGCCTACATCAACAACGATTTCAATCAATGGGTCAGACATTCCTTGCAATAACCGTTTTGATCTTCGCGCTGCTGAACGCGGCGCCGGCGACCGCCCAATCAGCGAAGCAGCCCGCCTGGGAGCAATTGACGCCGCAGCAGAAACAGGTGCTCGCACCACTTGCCGCGGAATGGAA
Coding sequences:
- a CDS encoding acetolactate synthase 3 catalytic subunit translates to MQISGAEIVIRCLQEENVEYIFGYPGGAVLFIYDELFKQNKVKHVLVRHEQGAVHAADGYARACQKIGVALVTSGPGVTNAITGIATAYMDSIPVVIISGQVPTPAIGLDAFQEVDTVGITRPCVKHNFLVKDVKDIAITIKKAFYLASTGRPGPVLVDIPKDITQHLAEFSYPQEVSMRSYTPVTRGHSGQIKKAIQLIMAAKRPMIYSGGGVILGEAAAELTELVRNLGFPCTNTLMGLGGYPATDPQFVGMLGMHGTYEANMAMQNCDVLLAIGARFDDRVIGNPKHFYSEERRIVHIDIDPSSISKRVKVDVPIVGNVREVLQELIKQLAATREKPEEAALAAWWSQIEEWRARDCLKYDRASAIIKPQYVVEKLYEVTNGNAFVTSDVGQHQMWAAQFYKFDLPRRWINSGGLGTMGFGLPAAMGVQLAHPGADVVCITGEASIQMCIQELSTCKQYHLPIKIVNLNNRYMGMVRQWQQFFHGNRYAESYMDALPDFVKLAESYGHVGMKIEQPADVEGALREAFARKDDLVFLDFITDQAENVFPMVPGGKGLSEMILV
- a CDS encoding RNA polymerase sigma factor encodes the protein MATYQELSDFLSGVERRAYKHALFAVRDEHTALDLVQDAMLKLAEKYAMRPCQELPMLFQRILQNVIRDHFRRQKVRSLWIKPLSALSPNQDDDDQDPLESLRADNVAGPMEALEQTRVFAAIERALQSLPARQREAFLLRYWEDMDVAETAAVMGCSAGSVKTHCSRATHTLATILKQKGITL
- a CDS encoding DUF3619 family protein, whose translation is MNEPVNEHQLGKKISGYLDRDSRNLGQQTLRHLQASRQLALSRYAGNPAQRLSTSGWATNSGYLSRFGGFRGYQFWVPVLVLVLALSALLTWQVQQHSAEQSDIDAALLAGDLPVDAYINNDFNQWVRHSLQ